A stretch of the Acanthopagrus latus isolate v.2019 chromosome 9, fAcaLat1.1, whole genome shotgun sequence genome encodes the following:
- the LOC119025631 gene encoding piggyBac transposable element-derived protein 3-like, translated as MAMSARMFYAKKQNTVVPTHPAISDDDEEDDDDVADPDFVPPTHNQDIPCSDTDPSARRKWIQPVVEVLQENDSEDSEYSEDDNDDDDDDDDDNVQPAVQAQRPRPGKSAPRPTTWHKVDLNNTALPEYQHAAPDYIDMPFQYFIRYFDAQIISHITYQTNLYAAQKDINTTFSTNENEIMTFLAILIYMGVVQLPSVEDYWAMETRVPQVADLMSSKRFRLLKRVIHFNDNTQIPGTSDRFFKVRPLFSYLNNAFRREPQTPKQSVDEVMVAYKGKTAGNLRQYIKSKPDKWGFKLFARASEDGFIHDMVLYQGKTTLEAHDVPQTPEQKVLGATSQIVAVLASTMSSPTTTAIFADNFFTSMELVRYLRDQNCRYTGTARDNRIKNPPLKSIKEMEKKAVPRGTYDYATSDDGILAVRWKDNRTVTLLSTDMGVEPMSSVIRYCSETKMKEPVSCPAIIKSYNANMGGIDKSDMLVHLYRTPMKSKRWYLRLFAYAVDVSITNAWVVYRRDSMALGVKDQSLKDFRIQVFRGASGQTSAKSSSRRSSSSSVESLSMYVAVPEPVRGHRSHTPNEAVRFDLSLFHAPVHDKRQTCKYCSRKGNIVRSNVVCRVCKVHLCMNSERNCFIRYHE; from the exons ATG GCAATGTCTGCCCGCATGTTTTATGCCAAGAAGCAGAATACTGTCGTGCCCACCCACCCTGccatcagtgatgatgatgaggaggatgatgatgatgtggcagACCCTGATTTTGTCCCACCCACCCACAACCAGGACATTCCATGTAGTGATACTGACCCCTCTGCCAGGAGGAAATGGATCCAGCCTGTGGTGGAAGTGCTCCAAGAAAatgacagtgaggacagtgagTACAGTGAGGATGacaacgatgatgatgatgacgatgatgatgataatgtgcaGCCAGCAGTACAAGCCCAGAGGCCAAGGCCTGGCAAGTCGGCACCCAGGCCAACCACTTGGCATAAAGTTGACCTGAACAACACAGCCCTTCCTGAATACCAGCACGCTGCCCCAGACTACATTGACATGCCTTTTCAGTACTTTATTAGGTACTTTGATGCCCAAATAATCAGTCACATAACATATCAGACAAACTTGTATGCTGCTCAAAAGGACATCAACACCACTTTCTCCACCAATGAGAATGAAATAATGACCTTTCTGGCCATCCTCATCTATATGGGTGTTGTTCAGCTCCCCTCTGTTGAAGATTACTGGGCCATGGAAACCAGGGTCCCTCAAGTTGCCGACCTGATGTCATCAAAGAGGTTCAGGCTGCTGAAAAGGGTTATCCACTTCAATGACAACACTCAGATCCCTGGCACCAGCGACCGTTTCTTCAAAGTCCGGCCCCTGTTCAGCTATCTCAATAATGCCTTCAGGCGTGAGCCACAGACCCCCAAACAGTCTGTAGATGAGGTTATGGTTGCCTACAAAGGGAAGACAGCTGGCAACCTAAGGCAATATATCAAAAGCAAGCCAGACAAGTGGGGTTTTAAGTTGTTCGCGAGGGCTTCTGAGGACGGCTTCATCCATGACATGGTGCTCTACCAGGGCAAAACTACCCTGGAGGCCCATGATGTACCCCAGACGCCTGAACAAAAAGTGCTGGGTGCCACCAGTCAGATTGTTGCTGTCCTGGCAAGTACCATgtcctcccccaccaccacagccaTCTTTGCTGACAACTTTTTTACCAGCATGGAGCTAGTGCGGTACCTCAGAGATCAGAATTGCAGGTACACAGGGACAGCAAGGgacaatagaataaaaaatcCTCCACTCAAGTCCATcaaggagatggagaagaaggcTGTACCCCGTGGCACTTATGACTATGCTACCAGTGATGATGGGATACTGGCCGTCAGATGGAAGGACAACAGAACGGTCACTCTGCTGTCAACAGACATGGGGGTGGAGCCGATGTCCTCAGTCATTAGGTACTGCAGTGAGACCAAGATGAAGGAGCCTGTGAGCTGTCCAGCCATCATCAAGAGTTATAACGCCAACATGGGGGGCATTGATAAAAGTGACATGTTGGTACACCTCTACCGCACCCCCATGAAGTCCAAGAGGTGGTACTTGCGTCTGTTCGCATATGCCGTGGATGTCAGTATCACAAATGCCTGGGTTGTGTACAGACGGGATAGTATGGCCCTTGGAGTGAAAGACCAGTCTCTGAAAGATTTCAGAATCCAGGTGTTCAGGGGTGCCAGCGGCCAGACATCTGCCAAATCAAGCTCCAGAAGAAGCTCATCCTCATCTGTTGAAAGCCTGAGCATGTATGTCGCTGTACCTGAGCCTGTGCGGGGACACCGCAGCCACACACCAAATGAGGCTGTGCGCTTTGACCTGTCCCTCTTCCATGCCCCTGTACATGACAAACGCCAGACCTGCAAGTACTGCAGCCGGAAAGGCAACATTGTGAGGTCAAATGTGGTATGCAGGGTCTGCAAGGTCCACCTTTGCATGAACAGTGAGCGCAACTGCTTCATTAGATACCATGAATAA